tgtaacactaaaagagattaaacctctagtatggtggatggctttggagaaaagtactcatcatgcaactctgaacctggcacatcagttacacagtgcagtggcttcgtcagctggtattgaacgtcttttctccacattcgggtttgtgcatagtactgtaaggaaccggctaggaatagagaaggctgccaaacttgtaactgttttctgtgcacttaactaacaaaaacagattttaattaggttagatgaacttagtggaactggcaccgtaaaaggtatgactggtttgaccccaagcagtgctggtattttatgtttacgtgaggaatgtgtttcacttcaaaacttctcatcctagtctggatatttatcacaattggtgacttacaatgagacagcgatgcttgcgatgaaaatgtcaatatgcagttttcgttttcgtaagaaataaaacgttttttaaaatacacataaaaaacatgtttagaacagaatgttttaaacattgtgttttaaacttgttttaatgagagtgtattgtttaaaacaattttgaacatattgttttaaacattttgttttaaacgtgccaACCCTGTACAGTAGTatcaaactaattaataaattaccaattgaaattaaggaaattgtccatttaaataggtttaaacaagaactaaagaaatatttggtaaaaaaatacttttattcagttGAAGAATACCTTAGGGTATAAGCATATTAAtatgttggtttttgtatttCAGCAAGTATGGTGGTTAGGATGTATCAGCAACCTAAATAATATTGCCAAGACAAAGATTGTAGAATCCAGGAgtgtggttatgttttgtatttaaaatttgtgtttgtctatatgttttaattttttgtttgtattttgtatattgacaactcccttctagtatgtactggagaaaacaggaggcaaccaaataaataaataaataaataaataaataaaatgtctgTGGGCCTATGAATGCTAAGGGCATTGTGTGTATGCGTTAAACAGAGGGAAAAGTTAAGCCAAAGTACTTCAAGTAGCAGACCTAATAACGACTTGTGTCCCTTCACAAAACACAGAATTTGCCCTAATCCTACATCATCATTACACACATTGGTTAACAGGATCAGAAGCAAGATTTGTTACTGAACACAAAGCTTTCATGCCTCTTGATTACAGTACAGACCACTTCAAATGCACTGTTTGTGTTAATGACAACCTACTCTGTGAACAGAATGGTAGACTTGCTGTGGTGGTTGCCAGTTCGTTTTCGAGACATGGTACGAGATGACATGGCGTGCTGTAGAAAATCCAGTTACTGCATCTAAGAGGTAGGTAGCACGATGCTCATTAGACATTACATTGATCTTCCTTCAGTGCGGTTTGTGTTTGTCCGCAGGAACTTTCATGAcaagtgtgtttgtgtgtggatGTTTCATGTGCCCATTGGTACATCCCACATGCTGACATATTGCACACTGCTGCCATCCTTTCTGGTAAAATGATCCTATCAAACTTCATCAAGTGCCAATAATGCTGCATACATAGGCTGTGTTTGGTGACCTTTCTTCTCAGTGTTAACTGATGCTGCACACATGAATGAGAACAATCTCACAGTAATCGAGGCAATGCCCTCTTGTCTCATTTGAATAACTATTTTAGACTTTGCAAATCACTGCACCTTATATCATTTCTACATTCATTTATGGTGCACTTGTATGTcaaatacttgtaatttttttttacactcaacTTTTCTGTCAGACTGTTTAAGTATATATTTAGTTATTAAATAGTTTAAGTGATGATTGGAAAGGCAAGTGTTTGTATGCATGGCAGCATAGAGAAGACTGCGTTGCTCCTCATGTGCGCCTCAGCCTGTTTCTTTCTGAACACATGTGTGGTGGGATTACAGCCCTGCGATGGCAGCGACTAGCAGCTGTGGTGATTTGAGTGAGTCGTCGAGTGCCGAGGATAAGGTCGGTGCAGCCAGATTGCTGGACAGCTACGAACCCAAGACTGACCTCACTTCGTAAGTATTAACTTAGCAGCTCAACATGTACAGTACTTTCTGCATACTGAGAGCTGTAgcactacacaaaaataaaatgtccCACAGTTTATCACACTGGGTACTTACAGGGCTCCAAGTCCCTGGATTCCTACAGGGTGATTGCTTTGGGTTGTCTTGGGCTTAAACTCTGATGCCTGTGGTCAGGAAATGTCGGTTTCACACGTGAAAGAGAACAGGAGCATGGCCTGTATCATTGCATTCTGACCAGAACTGAGTCTTACTTGGTCGAGCAAACATAAGATGAAGTTGAACACAAGATTTTCTTCTTGAAGAAAGggctttgaaaataaattaatttaatggaggTTCCATATTTTTGCAGTGTTGAGACAAATATTGCATTTTTATGCATTTCTGGTGTACAACATTTATATtgtatttttcacaaaccagtatcTCTCACTAATCActagagacttgaaaaattagcaggttcaatgacctgttaGGTAGACGTGATGTTTCTTTAGTCTTGAATGACTTGAATTTTATTCACTTGTTCTGTTGCTGTTGGTTTTTTTATTGGTGTTAAGACTATCTTGGAGCATGTCAGAACATTTGTGGACCTATTGAAGCAGACACAAAAACATGCAAGTGTTCAAGGCcaagtttttttgttaaatgaaaccacaaaaaaaaaattccgggtCACTACGAATCatattaaatttcaattaaaattacaacTCTTAATACATTATGTCATATTTCATATGTAACTTAGTGTTTACATGTTTATGCTTTATACTGTTCTGTAAACCTAAAGATCATAGTACATATATTGAGTTGCTTGCCTGGCAAATGAGCTGGTTTATCAATCTTACCAGTTGCTCACTAGGCCAATTACTCAACTACTGATTAGGTACTTAAGTATCTCGCATAGTGCATCTACCTGAGTTGAGCTCAGTGGTGCAGTAAGCAGTGATTACACTAAGCTACTGACAGCAAAGTGTGCACTGACTGTAGTTTTTATAATCCTAAGCAAGTTTCAAAACAGTTAATTGTGAGGCGACGTTGGTAACTTCTTGTTTAGACAGCACAACAGTTTCATCGGTAGCAATCTTACAAGCACTGGGTAGTTCTTGGGACAGCCAGCATGATGGGGAAGGGTTATCTTGTCTTTCACCTGCAAGTTTGCGAAGCCCGTGCATGCGCACACTGGTAGTGTATCTCCTATGTTTTACCGTGGCCCCTCTGGGTAGTTTTCCATGCGGGAAGGGAGAAAATGGAACGGTACGACAATGTGCACGGTGGTAGCAGAAACTTCAAGCCTCGATAAGGTTGCAGGAATTTTTTTACGTCAAGGGCAAGGTGAATGTTCTACAAAATCTGCAACAGTTAAAAGGAACGTACATGAATGATGCAGTGTCAACCCTGCGTGCCGTGTCACGCGGTGTGCACAGGCTGTGTGAGGCGACATACGCGGACGGTCAGCGGCAGAAGCGTGCGTTCACCTGCCCCACGTGCGGCAAGGTGTTCCGGTCCGGCGGGAACCTCAAGACGCACGAGCGCGTGCACTCGGGGGAACGGCCGCACGCCTGCGCCTCGTGCGGGCAGCGCTTCAGCACGGCCAGCAACCTCAAGACGCACATGCGCACGCACACGCTGGAGCGGCCGTTCTCGTGCGACCAGTGCCGACAGTGCTTCGCCACCAGCTCCAACCTCAAGGTGCACTACCGCATGCACACCGGCGAGCGCCCCTATTGCTGCAGTGTCTGCGGGCACGACTTCACAGGTACCGCTTCTTTAAAACTATCACCAATGTTATTTTCTATTAATGTGATAAagcattttaaataattgtggctAATTTTTCCCTCTGAAAACCTCggagaaaaaaaacattgcatTTTAGATAGATTTAAAGTTCTCTTAAAGTATAAAATGTCATTTTACACACTATGTGGTGAGTGTTGAACTGCACACATGGCCCAGCCCAGAAAGTCATAATAAAAAAAGGCTTTCACAAGAAATCTTTTCCTGGAATTTGATCAAGAAGAGATATACATAGTTTTTTCTTTAAAGGTTTTGAGTTTTGTAATGAATCAACATTGCATCCGTATGTTAAGTAATATACTAACTAAATatgatgtaaaattaaatttcctaAAACCTTTTATTTCCCAACAATAATGAGAGTGCCTGAAAACTAACATTTTAACACCTTTGTTGTGTACTATTTTTCAGACATGTATTATGCCTTATCATTGTGCTGTTAATCCTAATCTATTTTTAATGACTTGACTAGTTATTTATTTGGTTAAATATGTACGTATATGAACAACCACATTAGTCAGGATTTTACTATATTCTGCTCTTAAAAACCTTAGAAGTCTTTTGAGTTTCCTAAGTTGGAGTCAGAAGTGTCAATGGCATGTTTCTAACTGATTGCATTGTAGTGAGGAAAAGTTACAAGCAGATGGCTGTGCAGCCATGCAATTGTTCACATGCACAATCAGCAAGTTGCTCAATCTGGCATCAGCACACCTGTCTTAATGTGCATTTTATCTCTGCAATCTAACTTGGTGCTCAGTTCATCATTTCACAATTTATTATAGATAACTTTGACATTTGATGGAAACAGTATATTAGGCTATGTATtccaaaaatagttttattattcaGATTAATTACATCTTAAACATTAGCTTGTATATTTTGTTGCTCTGCCCCCATCAGGTGATTATCCTGGATCCTCTCTGCTTGAAAGTGTCActtaaccctttgaggcacacagaaatatattaaaaataaattagaatctattgtgtaacttttagcagacgtggcggaaggaaaaattaaagcagccaatgttgcttgttcttgttaggatcgccaggtagcagcacaaggcttactcacaggaggtatttcggcaataccacTGACACATTacgaataataacattttttcaaagtggtatcatagaaataccactgCAAAACAAAGGGTTAAAGCTTAAAGGATGTGTGTTAACTAAGTGCCAAGTCAGCAAGTTTTGTGTGTGTAGGCAACTAAGGGTGCCACTTGCAGCGAAGTTAACAAGCTGTGTGTTTGTGGTTGCAGGCCTCGGCAACTACAAATGCCACATGCGGATTCACACCGGGGAGAAACCTTTCCACTGCTCGGTGTGCGAGCGCAGCTTCACTTCCTCCAACAACCTTAGGACCCACCTGTGGAGCCACACAGGCTTCAAGCCCTTCCAGTGCAGTGTGTGTGGCCAGCAGTTTGGCACCAAGAGCAACTTCAAGACGCACACCAAGTCGCAGAGCTGCACCAAGCTCTACTCTTGCAAACGATGCCACTGCGACTACACGTCCTGGGCAGCATTCCGCAAGCACGTCTCCTCCGGTTGCCAGGATGTGGACAGTGTGCCCTCGCTAGTCGACTCTCGGGTCCCAAGCCCTACCGCATGAAGACACAGGTTCCCAGCGAGCTCCCAGCCGTGGAACCCTGCTGCAAGGGTGGCCTGTTTTAACCCTGCAGTTTTTAGTAGAGGTGAGGCCAAATTCcacatatttaaagaaaaaaacttttatcattGATTTTGTATCAGAaaattgtagtaattatttatctGAATTGATATTccatcattgattttttttttttttaaataaattaacaaatttttttcagcACATAACTTTGTTCACTGAAATAAAGTTGTTCCTTACTAAGCTTTCTttgataaattattaatatttattttatatgtatacatTATGTAAATTTGTTTGGTATGATTAAGGACAGTGTAGATGCACATATTCTGGAGTTTGTCAAATCATTTACCAAGAAATTAAGTAAAAGATTCATTTGCAAGTGTTCTATTTTGAATAGGGAACACAGTAAGACAATAGTGGATTGAGATTGCTGGAAAAGGACATAACTCCTCTGAATACTTTGCTGCAAAAGTAGTTTATTTGTTACTGAGATCTTAAAAATTTACGGTTAAATCtgtttgataaaaataattattctcaAAAGTGCGGGCGCTCGTGATGCCAAGCAAGCTGCACAAAAATGTTTGTCTTGCACCAGAAATTCACAGCACGAAGAAGAAAACTATTACACCAGAATTCTTGGTGTGGACAAAAGGAGCATGCCATCTCAATTCCTTGTTCTTGCTATAAATATGCTGATTTCACTGCCCTTTatttgatataaaaatatatactgttcaataattgattaattataaatgttttacATTAGAACTTAGCATTGTACTAAAGGAAAGCCACACAGTGACCACTGGTGCTAATTTAAATTCATACTGCAAGCGATAAAGAGATTATTACACAATTACAATCTGCAAATTATCCTATGTgatatattacaataataattcttaattaattaaatgttacatgaAATTAAGTATTGCTGCTTCAAGTACACACTGCTACCCTCGAATGGGTTCATGTCTGTTGTTGCTGCCATTGCATTTAACTAgttaaaataagttttgaatATGTTCCAGTGTCTGCTGATAACATAGTGAAAATAGAAACATTACTATTATATTTAACTCTGGTTAGGGGTATGAGCATTGACTCGTGGCACACACAGATGGCTGAAAAGAAAAGAGAGAtggaaaaaggggagggggaggaggaagaCGAAAGAGTGGTGATTTCAGGAGCTGCATCAGACTTCTCAAGGGGCACAGACCCTGGGACCCCATGTTTGAGGTTTTACTCGCACATAATTTGGAAGTCACATGGTATTATCGCAAACAAAATGCAGTATTAGTATGCTCAAACCATTTGAGTCTGGTCGTGTATGGACTTCGGGTTGGCCGTTTCATATGTGGAATAAAGAGCACCGTTTCCAAAATccttacatagtataaaacaaagtcgcttcccgctgtctgtctgtccctatgtatgcttagatctttaaaaatacgcaacggattttgatgtgttttttttaagagtgattcaagaggaaggtttatatgtataatacatgcataatatagtagagaaacactgataattttagaggtttctaatgtgatgtaaataaacacattattttgcgcttacattgcaaacgctggctgaaccctatgTTATCCGGCTATgtgatagatcaaaataatgtactacagtattttacaccttaaaaaggtctacaaaaaaagtCCGctatggtatatgtctatctatttcacaataacaattttttatcctttactttttatgagaaataatggcttatttacgaagtgattttaagcaatacaacattaatccttatccaattaagtaccttaaatacattgtgcatttaatatagatcaatatggccctgtacagcatgtaatttaaatgaatattttcaaagatattacagatttaaaatgcagggacatagcggttgcggcggtacTGGGCCGGGGGGCCGGCGGCGCGTGCCTATAAATAgcgtagtatatttagtatcagcattgcacccgtgcgaagttgGGGCGGGTTGCTAGTATAGATATAAATAGCATTACTACATGTTAGTCATTTAAGCACGAAAATTTGTTAAACTATTTAGTATGAGTAGAAATTGTGCTAGGAATGTTATCTACAATCTGAGATCTACGATATACAATTTACAAGCATAACACTTTTTCGTTCATTGCATTTAAATCCTTATGGCATAAACTTAATTCTCTTGTGTGACcaacatgtaatttttaatatgatattTATATTTCACCTTATAGatatacatttacattattttagtcGTTTGCTGAATGAAATCTTATCTGTAGACCtacttttggtaattttttagtGTAGCGGTTTCTGAGTAACACGtgataaaattctgaaaatggtatTTTGGAATACTGCTTATTATTCTTTACTAAACTATTgatgttatcatttttttttttactcttgtagGGAGGAATTGGTTGGATTTGTAGTGGTCAGTTAGGTTGTAATAGTTAGATCAAGAATGTAAATGAATGCTGTGAGCCATTCTGTGAACTTATTATTTAtcggttgtgtgtgtgtgcgttatTATACAAAGAATTACCAGggcaaattattatataaattattttatctggATTGATTTACGTATTTTTTGTATTCTTGTAGAGAGGCATTAGTTATAATAATTTGTAGTTGTCTCCTGTGATCCACCCACTGTAGGTCACATTTGTGTAGGTTAGGTCAGCCACAGTCTTATAAATACcctttgtgaatttttttattgtgtgtttCTACATAATTATGCTTAAGTGTTATAGTTATTGAATTTTAAAGTTGATTCTCATTTATAAAATaagtaatatatgtatataaaacagACAGCATTTTTTTTACGCACCTGAACTACCTAACCTACAAAAGGTGACACTGAAATAACGTTAGAAGCGTAAATGTTCATAGTCACTACAGAAACACCTTAAAGcttatatattaaaaacattcgGCCTCAAAACTTAATGGTGGAATCTttctttccttttatttttagttgcagcataaaattaaataattatagtcaCAGTATTTGTAAATGAAGAATGAGGTGGAAGAAAACATGCAACCAACAATCATAGGGCAACATGCGAGAAATAAAAGATGCTCGCCTCGCTGTGAAAACATACTAGGTACAACATGAAAGCAAAATTTATTTGGCACACATGAGCTGCATATGACATCATCATCTCAAAAACTAGTGGTGAAACCAAATAAGGAAAAGTATCGTTCCAACATTCTGACTTTGCTGAGAATGGTCTAGTGTGCAAGTTCACAGATCTAGTTAAGCTCGCATACAACTGAAAGCCGAGTGTTTCAAACATAGGACCCCTGGACGAAGTCATcatcactttttttaaataataataataaaaattacacatgCACCTTTTTTTGAATACAATTTCTTACAATGGCTATCAAAAATGCTGTAAACTCAATTTGCTCACCCCTTCATGGTGAAAATTGTTtgacaaaggttttagataatatttataaagtgtaTAATAACtctagtattaaaaatattcatagtGTCACAGTGAGTCAGTAAACACATCAAGAGCTATTGCTGGGTGTACCATAGCTCACTCTTTTGCtccggaaaatatttttttgttgcttcTTGCGTCTATTTTTAAACCACACATCAACTTTGTGTGCAGTCATGTTTATTCTTGTAGCTAGATCTTTGCGTTTTTCTTTGCTAAGGTAGTTATTGTTTTTGAAAGCTATCTCCAGTTCCTGGTACTGCTGTTTTGTAAGTCGCTTCCTATTGTGGATCTCATAAATACTAACGGGTTGTGTCCAGTTCCTCTGTCGAAGGTTTCTAGTGGAGCCTGGAAGGGAGGCAACACAATCATTACACGTTTTGCATACACTTATTTGAACAGCTAAGCCGGTTGTCCTGTACACATTCTGTACCATCAACTACGATCAGCACCGTGTTTCTTCTGAGAAAATATCAAAAGataactaaaaatttataaaatttcattagAACTTCTCATGAAGacaatttatacaaaaaaaaaaatgtatcaaataaGGCAAATTGTTTATGGTCACAGAGAATATTTTAAGCTACAGTAGAGTTGGTTAACCGAGTTAATGTGAACCGTGGTAACTACGGATGAGCAGTCTCAGATAACCTGGATAGAATATCATCTTGGTTTTCAGTTGGCCAGTGGTATCATCTTTTGAGGTGGTTATGTCCcaacatttttattgttaataatagAAGTATTTAAGATGTAAACTAAGCAAcaagattatgtttaattgaatgaagttctacaaccatcgTAAATTTTGAGccgtagaaaaattattttaatgaattaattaggGGTAATAACCTAATAACACATCACAAATATATGCATAAAATAATAGAGCTACTctcaaatattttaatgaaatatataaagtTTCTACAGCCACAAAATTTTCGGTG
Above is a genomic segment from Bacillus rossius redtenbacheri isolate Brsri chromosome 7, Brsri_v3, whole genome shotgun sequence containing:
- the LOC134533949 gene encoding gastrula zinc finger protein XlCGF7.1-like — protein: MTWRAVENPVTASKSPAMAATSSCGDLSESSSAEDKVGAARLLDSYEPKTDLTSLCEATYADGQRQKRAFTCPTCGKVFRSGGNLKTHERVHSGERPHACASCGQRFSTASNLKTHMRTHTLERPFSCDQCRQCFATSSNLKVHYRMHTGERPYCCSVCGHDFTGLGNYKCHMRIHTGEKPFHCSVCERSFTSSNNLRTHLWSHTGFKPFQCSVCGQQFGTKSNFKTHTKSQSCTKLYSCKRCHCDYTSWAAFRKHVSSGCQDVDSVPSLVDSRVPSPTA